From the genome of Ananas comosus cultivar F153 linkage group 16, ASM154086v1, whole genome shotgun sequence, one region includes:
- the LOC109722482 gene encoding vesicle transport v-SNARE 11-like, with protein sequence MSEVFEGYERQYCEISASLLRKCTSAAALEGEQKKQKVSEIKSGLDEAEALIRKMDLEARSLQPSVKAGLLAKLREYKSDLNNLKSELKRITSANPKQAAREELLESGMADTLAVSADQRGRLLMSTERLNQTTDRVKDSRRTMLETEELGVSILQDLHQQRQSLLHAHNALHGVDDNIGKSKRILSAMSKRMDRNKWIIGGIIIALVLAILIILYFKFAH encoded by the exons ATGAGCGAGGTATTCGAAGGGTACGAGCGCCAATACTGCGAGATCTCCGCGTCTCTCTTGCGGAAATGCACTTCGGCCGCTGCTCTCGAAGGAG aacaaaagaagcaaaaggtgTCGGAAATCAAATCCGGATTGGATGAAGCCGAAGCTTTG ATCCGGAAGATGGATCTCGAGGCGAGAAGTTTGCAACCGAGCGTGAAGGCCGGATTGCTGGCAAAGTTAAGGGAGTATAAATCCGATCTAAACAATCTGAAGAGTGAGCTTAAACGTATTACAAGTGCTAATCCTAAGCAGGCGGCGAGAGAGGAATTGTTGGAGTCGGGAATGGCCGATACATTGGCG GTATCTGCTGATCAAAGGGGAAGGTTGTTGATGTCAACAGAGAGGCTGAATCAAACCACCGACAGAGTCAAGGATAGCCGAAGAACTATGTTGGAGACAGAAGAGCTCGGTGTTTCTATTCTTCAAGACCTGCATCAGCAGCGCCAGTCTCTCTTGCATGCTCATAACGCA ctcCATGGGGTGGATGATAACATTGGGAAGAGCAAAAGGATCCTATCAGCCATGTCGAAAAGAATGGACAGAAACAAGTGGATCATCGGTGGAATCATCATAGCTCTGGTTTTGGCGATCCTAATTATTCTATATTTCAAATTTGCGCACTGA